CCTTTTTTTCTTATGATAAAAGAACAGCCAATCCAAAAAATGCAACTTTTTTACAAGAAGATGGTATTTTAATTGCTGATTTTGTGAGCGATGTTAAAGAAGTTGTCAATCATTTTAAAGGTGATGAGCGTTTTACAGAAATTATTTTGGCAGGGCATAGTCAAGGTTCTTTAATTGCAATGATGGCTTTAGATAATGTTGATAGATACATATCAATTGCTGGTGCAGGAGAAACCATTGATAAAACGTTGGTAAGGCAAGTTACTGCACAAAGTGCTGAATTTGGTAAACTCACTGAAACGTATTTAAAGGAATTAAAAGAAACAGGAGAAATTACAGAAGTTGATCCAAATTTACTATCGCTTTTTGCAAAACCAAATCAACCTTTTTTAACTTCTTGGATCGAGTTAAATCCTTTAGAAGAAATTAAAAATGTAACCATCCCAACTTTACTAATTAATGGTGATAAAGATATTCAAGTGCAAGTGTTAGATGCCGAAAATTTAAAAAAAGCAAAACCAGAAGCAACCTTAGTCATCATAAAAAATATGAATCACGTTTTAAAAGATATTCAAAAAGAAGAAGACAACTTAGCTTCCTATTATTCTGCTGATTTTCCAATTTCAGAAGAATTAATAAAAACGATTGTAGAATTTATCCATAAATAAAATTCCAATTTAAGGAAGTAAAAAGGAGAAAAATGGCAAAAAAGAAAGCTTTCGCGTTGCGAGTTAATGAAGATATGATCAAAGCTATCGAAAAATGGGCTGCAGATGAATTCAGGTCTACAAACGGACAAATAGAATGGATGCTCATGCAAGCTTTAAAAGATGCAAAACGCGAACCTAAAAAGAAAGAAGAATAGAATGTTATTAAAAATACTTGTTCTATAGAAAAAGACTTTAAAATTTCTGAGAAACAAAAACATTAAA
The DNA window shown above is from Polaribacter sp. Hel_I_88 and carries:
- a CDS encoding S9 family peptidase gives rise to the protein MIRIITYFIISTFSIAISFAQVKSEEITINNMAIQLPGTLTYPSEKSPLVIWVHGSGGVDRNGNQPQYIKQFRDKINKNNIAFFSYDKRTANPKNATFLQEDGILIADFVSDVKEVVNHFKGDERFTEIILAGHSQGSLIAMMALDNVDRYISIAGAGETIDKTLVRQVTAQSAEFGKLTETYLKELKETGEITEVDPNLLSLFAKPNQPFLTSWIELNPLEEIKNVTIPTLLINGDKDIQVQVLDAENLKKAKPEATLVIIKNMNHVLKDIQKEEDNLASYYSADFPISEELIKTIVEFIHK
- a CDS encoding Arc family DNA binding domain-containing protein: MAKKKAFALRVNEDMIKAIEKWAADEFRSTNGQIEWMLMQALKDAKREPKKKEE